From a single Arachis hypogaea cultivar Tifrunner chromosome 3, arahy.Tifrunner.gnm2.J5K5, whole genome shotgun sequence genomic region:
- the LOC112790689 gene encoding zinc protease PQQL-like isoform X1 produces MELLPGPADASSISKKHGFRSLKMVTVDMDEPLPLHPVGVLFGTLDNGLRYYVRCNSKPRMRAALALAVTVGSVLEEEDERGVAHIVEHLAFSATKMYTNHDIIKFLESIGAEFGACQNAATSADDTVYEMFVPVDKPELLSQAISVLAEFSSEIRVSKEDLEKERGAVLEEYRGTRNATGRLQDAHWVLMMQGSKYAERLPIGLERVIRTVSPDTVKNFYKKWYHLCNMAVIAVGDFSDAETVVELIKTHFGQKVPAPDPPLIPTFQVPSHEEPRFSCFVESEAAGSAVMISYKMPADELKTVKDYRNLLAESMFLYALNQRFFKISRRKDPPYFSCSAAADVLTRPLKANIMTASCKGKGTIDALESMLMEVARVRLHGFSDREIAIVRALLMSEIESAYLERDQIQSTSLRDEYLQHFLHNEPVVGIEYEAQLQKTLLPHITAAELSKCSDKLRTSCSCVIKTIEPQTFSVVDDLKNIVKKVNLLEEEGRIPPWDDEHVPEEIVSTKPNMGHVVADRDYPNIGAAELFLSNGMRICYKCTDFLDDQVIFTGYSYGGLSELPESEYFSCSMGATIAGEIGVFGYRPSILMDMLAGKRAEVGTKIGAYMRTFSGDCSPTDLETALQLVYQLFTTNLTPGEEDVKIVMQMAEEAVYAQDRDPYTAFANRVKELNYGNSYFFRPIRKSDLQKVDPLKACEYFSKCFRDPSTFTVVIVGNIEPTIAMPLILQYLGGIPRPAEPIMHFNRDELKGLPFTFPTTISREVVRSPMVEAQCLVQLCFPVEMKNGTLVEEIHFVGFLSKLIETKIMQVLRFKHGQIYSVGVSVFLGGNKPSRIGDVRGDISINFSCDPEISSKLVDLALDEILCLQEEGPSDQDVATILEIEQRAHENGLQENYFWLDRILRSYQSRVYANDVGASFEIQDEGRRKVRSSLTPRTAQLALQRMLPYPCKKQYTVVILMPKSSPFQLLKSAFQSTLTGHAREATILVGIAAMVVLGISLWRHSRSAQSSK; encoded by the exons atggaatTGCTTCCGGGTCCAGCGGACGCATCTTCGATCTCCAAGAAGCATGGCTTCCGATCCCTCAAAATGGTCACCGTCGACATGGATGAACCCCTCCCCCTCCACCCCGTGGGCGTCCTCTTCGGCACCCTCGACAACGGTCTCCGCTACTACGTCCGCTGTAATTCTAAGCCCCGCATGCGTGCCGCTCTCGCTCTCGCCGTCACCGTCGG ATCAGTTCTGGAAGAAGAGGATGAGCGTGGAGTTGCTCACATTGTGGAGCATCTTGCTTTCAGTGCCACTAAGATGTACACTAATCATGACATCATTAAGTTTCTTGAGAGCATTGGAGCGGAGTTCGGCGCCTGTCAAAATGCCGCCACCTCTGCCGATGACACCGTCTATGAGATGTTTGTTCCCGTTGACAAGCCTGAGCTTTTGTCTCAGGCCATTTCGGTTTTGGCTGAGTTCAGCTCTGAG ATTAGAGTATCGAAAGAGGACTTGGAGAAAGAAAGGGGAGCTGTCTTGGAGGAGTACAGAGGGACTAGGAATGCCACTGGAAGGCTGCAGGATGCTCATTGGGTCTTGATGATGCAAGGGTCGAAG TATGCCGAAAGGTTACCAATTGGACTAGAGAGAGTGATTCGGACAGTTTCTCCAGATACTGTGAAAAACTTTTACAAGAAGTGGTACCATTTATGCAATATGGCTGTGATAGCAGTGGGAGATTTTTCTGATGCAGAG ACTGTAGTGGAGCTGATAAAGACCCACTTTGGCCAAAAAGTCCCTGCACCTGATCCTCCACTTATACCAACATTCCAGGTTCCATCACATGAAGAGCCACgattttcatgttttgttgaatctgaAGCTGCAGGG TCTGCAGTGATGATTAGCTATAAAATGCCAGCAGACGAGCTTAAAACAGTGAAAGACTACAGAAACCTACTTGCAGAATCCATGTTCCTATATGCCTTGAACCAGAGATTCTTTAAGATATCACGCAGAAAGGATCCACCCTATTTCTCTTGCTCAGCTGCTGCTGATGTTCTAACTCGTCCATTAAAGGCTAATATAATGACTGCATCTTGCAAAGGAAAAGGGACTATTGACGCACTCGAATCAATGTTAATGGAG GTTGCAAGGGTACGGCTTCATGGCTTTTCAGACCGTGAAATAGCTATTGTTCGTGCATTGCTGATGTCAGAAATTGAATCTGCCTATTTGGAGCGGGATCAAATTCAATCTACAAGCCTAAGAGACGAATATTTACAA CATTTTCTCCACAATGAACCTGTTGTTGGGATTGAATATGAGGCTCAGCTCCAAAAAACTCTTCTGCCAC ATATAACGGCAGCAGAGCTCTCTAAATGTTCTGACAAATTAAGGACATCATGCAGCTGTGTCATTAAGACAATTGAGCCCCAGACGTTTTCTGTagttgatgatctaaaaaatattGTAAAGAAAGTCAATCTTCTGGAGGAAGAGGGTAGAATACCTCCTTGGGATGACGAACATGTACCGGAAGAGATTGTCTCTACAAAGCCAAATATGGG GCATGTTGTGGCAGATAGGGACTATCCAAACATTGGAGCTGCTGAACTATTTTTGTCAAATGGCATGCGGATCTGCTATAAGTGTACAGACTTTCTTGATGATCAG GTTATCTTCACAGGATATTCATATGGAGGCTTGTCTGAGCTCCCAGAGAGCGAGTATTTCTCTTGCTCTATGGGAGCAACCATTGCGGGGGAAATTGGCGTCTTTGGTTATAGACCATCTATCCTAATGGATATGCTTGCTGGCAAGAGAGCTGAAGTTGGTACCAAGATTGGTGCATATATGAGAACTTTTTCTGGTGATTGCTCACCTACTGACCTGGAAACTGCTTTGCAG CTTGTCTATCAGTTGTTTACAACCAATTTAACACCCGGCGAAGAAGATGTCAAAATAGTGATGCAAATGGCTGAAGAAGCAGTTTATGCTCAAGACAGGGACCCATATACTGCTTTTGCAAACCGTGTAAAGGAGCTCAACTATGGAAACTCCTATTTCTTCAGG CCTATTAGAAAAAGTGACCTACAAAAAGTTGATCCACTGAAAGCCTGTGAATACTTCAGCAAATGTTTCAGAGATCCATCAACTTTTACTGTTGTGATAGTTGGGAATATTGAACCTACCATTGCAATGCCCTTGATATTGCAGTACCTA GGTGGAATACCAAGGCCAGCTGAACCTATTATGCATTTTAACCGTGATGAACTGAAAGGATTGCCTTTCACTTTTCCAACGACCATTTCTAG AGAAGTGGTTCGGAGTCCTATGGTGGAAGCACAATGTTTAGTGCAGCTATGCTTTCCCGTGGAGATGAAGAATGGAACCCTG GTGGAAGAAATCCACTTTGTTGGGTTCCTAAGCAAGCTTATTGAAACAAAAATAATGCAAGTTCTCCGTTTCAAGCATGGACAG ATATACTCTGTTGGTGTTTCAGTATTCCTTGGTGGTAATAAACCCTCAAGAATAGGTGATGTTCGTGGTGACATTAGCATAAACTTCTCTTGTGATCCAGAGATATCTTCCAAGCTG GTGGATCTTGCTTTAGATGAAATTTTGTGCCTTCAAGAGGAAGGGCCTTCTGATCAAGATGTTGCAACCATCCTTGAAATTGAGCAAAGAGCTCATGAGAATGGATTGCAG GAAAATTATTTCTGGCTGGATAGGATTTTACGCAGTTATCAATCAAGAGTCTATGCTAATGATGTTGGTGCTTCTTTTGAG ATTCAGGATGAAGGTCGAAGAAAAGTTAGATCTTCCTTGACACCAAGAACTGCACAGTTGGCCCTGCAAAGGATGCTGCCATATCCTTGCAAAAAACAGTATACTGTGGTAATCCTAATGCCCAAGTCATCTCCTTTCCAATTACTGAAATCAGCATTCCAATCTACGCTAACAGGACATGCCAGAGAAGCAACG ATTTTAGTAGGAATCGCTGCCATGGTGGTTCTTGGTATTAGTTTGTGGAGACATTCACGGAGTGCCCAAAGTAGCAAGTAG
- the LOC112790689 gene encoding zinc protease PQQL-like isoform X2, whose protein sequence is MASDPSKWSPSTWMNPSPSTPWASSSAPSTTVSATTSAVILSPACVPLSLSPSPSVLEEEDERGVAHIVEHLAFSATKMYTNHDIIKFLESIGAEFGACQNAATSADDTVYEMFVPVDKPELLSQAISVLAEFSSEIRVSKEDLEKERGAVLEEYRGTRNATGRLQDAHWVLMMQGSKYAERLPIGLERVIRTVSPDTVKNFYKKWYHLCNMAVIAVGDFSDAETVVELIKTHFGQKVPAPDPPLIPTFQVPSHEEPRFSCFVESEAAGSAVMISYKMPADELKTVKDYRNLLAESMFLYALNQRFFKISRRKDPPYFSCSAAADVLTRPLKANIMTASCKGKGTIDALESMLMEVARVRLHGFSDREIAIVRALLMSEIESAYLERDQIQSTSLRDEYLQHFLHNEPVVGIEYEAQLQKTLLPHITAAELSKCSDKLRTSCSCVIKTIEPQTFSVVDDLKNIVKKVNLLEEEGRIPPWDDEHVPEEIVSTKPNMGHVVADRDYPNIGAAELFLSNGMRICYKCTDFLDDQVIFTGYSYGGLSELPESEYFSCSMGATIAGEIGVFGYRPSILMDMLAGKRAEVGTKIGAYMRTFSGDCSPTDLETALQLVYQLFTTNLTPGEEDVKIVMQMAEEAVYAQDRDPYTAFANRVKELNYGNSYFFRPIRKSDLQKVDPLKACEYFSKCFRDPSTFTVVIVGNIEPTIAMPLILQYLGGIPRPAEPIMHFNRDELKGLPFTFPTTISREVVRSPMVEAQCLVQLCFPVEMKNGTLVEEIHFVGFLSKLIETKIMQVLRFKHGQIYSVGVSVFLGGNKPSRIGDVRGDISINFSCDPEISSKLVDLALDEILCLQEEGPSDQDVATILEIEQRAHENGLQENYFWLDRILRSYQSRVYANDVGASFEIQDEGRRKVRSSLTPRTAQLALQRMLPYPCKKQYTVVILMPKSSPFQLLKSAFQSTLTGHAREATILVGIAAMVVLGISLWRHSRSAQSSK, encoded by the exons ATGGCTTCCGATCCCTCAAAATGGTCACCGTCGACATGGATGAACCCCTCCCCCTCCACCCCGTGGGCGTCCTCTTCGGCACCCTCGACAACGGTCTCCGCTACTACGTCCGCTGTAATTCTAAGCCCCGCATGCGTGCCGCTCTCGCTCTCGCCGTCACCGTCGG TTCTGGAAGAAGAGGATGAGCGTGGAGTTGCTCACATTGTGGAGCATCTTGCTTTCAGTGCCACTAAGATGTACACTAATCATGACATCATTAAGTTTCTTGAGAGCATTGGAGCGGAGTTCGGCGCCTGTCAAAATGCCGCCACCTCTGCCGATGACACCGTCTATGAGATGTTTGTTCCCGTTGACAAGCCTGAGCTTTTGTCTCAGGCCATTTCGGTTTTGGCTGAGTTCAGCTCTGAG ATTAGAGTATCGAAAGAGGACTTGGAGAAAGAAAGGGGAGCTGTCTTGGAGGAGTACAGAGGGACTAGGAATGCCACTGGAAGGCTGCAGGATGCTCATTGGGTCTTGATGATGCAAGGGTCGAAG TATGCCGAAAGGTTACCAATTGGACTAGAGAGAGTGATTCGGACAGTTTCTCCAGATACTGTGAAAAACTTTTACAAGAAGTGGTACCATTTATGCAATATGGCTGTGATAGCAGTGGGAGATTTTTCTGATGCAGAG ACTGTAGTGGAGCTGATAAAGACCCACTTTGGCCAAAAAGTCCCTGCACCTGATCCTCCACTTATACCAACATTCCAGGTTCCATCACATGAAGAGCCACgattttcatgttttgttgaatctgaAGCTGCAGGG TCTGCAGTGATGATTAGCTATAAAATGCCAGCAGACGAGCTTAAAACAGTGAAAGACTACAGAAACCTACTTGCAGAATCCATGTTCCTATATGCCTTGAACCAGAGATTCTTTAAGATATCACGCAGAAAGGATCCACCCTATTTCTCTTGCTCAGCTGCTGCTGATGTTCTAACTCGTCCATTAAAGGCTAATATAATGACTGCATCTTGCAAAGGAAAAGGGACTATTGACGCACTCGAATCAATGTTAATGGAG GTTGCAAGGGTACGGCTTCATGGCTTTTCAGACCGTGAAATAGCTATTGTTCGTGCATTGCTGATGTCAGAAATTGAATCTGCCTATTTGGAGCGGGATCAAATTCAATCTACAAGCCTAAGAGACGAATATTTACAA CATTTTCTCCACAATGAACCTGTTGTTGGGATTGAATATGAGGCTCAGCTCCAAAAAACTCTTCTGCCAC ATATAACGGCAGCAGAGCTCTCTAAATGTTCTGACAAATTAAGGACATCATGCAGCTGTGTCATTAAGACAATTGAGCCCCAGACGTTTTCTGTagttgatgatctaaaaaatattGTAAAGAAAGTCAATCTTCTGGAGGAAGAGGGTAGAATACCTCCTTGGGATGACGAACATGTACCGGAAGAGATTGTCTCTACAAAGCCAAATATGGG GCATGTTGTGGCAGATAGGGACTATCCAAACATTGGAGCTGCTGAACTATTTTTGTCAAATGGCATGCGGATCTGCTATAAGTGTACAGACTTTCTTGATGATCAG GTTATCTTCACAGGATATTCATATGGAGGCTTGTCTGAGCTCCCAGAGAGCGAGTATTTCTCTTGCTCTATGGGAGCAACCATTGCGGGGGAAATTGGCGTCTTTGGTTATAGACCATCTATCCTAATGGATATGCTTGCTGGCAAGAGAGCTGAAGTTGGTACCAAGATTGGTGCATATATGAGAACTTTTTCTGGTGATTGCTCACCTACTGACCTGGAAACTGCTTTGCAG CTTGTCTATCAGTTGTTTACAACCAATTTAACACCCGGCGAAGAAGATGTCAAAATAGTGATGCAAATGGCTGAAGAAGCAGTTTATGCTCAAGACAGGGACCCATATACTGCTTTTGCAAACCGTGTAAAGGAGCTCAACTATGGAAACTCCTATTTCTTCAGG CCTATTAGAAAAAGTGACCTACAAAAAGTTGATCCACTGAAAGCCTGTGAATACTTCAGCAAATGTTTCAGAGATCCATCAACTTTTACTGTTGTGATAGTTGGGAATATTGAACCTACCATTGCAATGCCCTTGATATTGCAGTACCTA GGTGGAATACCAAGGCCAGCTGAACCTATTATGCATTTTAACCGTGATGAACTGAAAGGATTGCCTTTCACTTTTCCAACGACCATTTCTAG AGAAGTGGTTCGGAGTCCTATGGTGGAAGCACAATGTTTAGTGCAGCTATGCTTTCCCGTGGAGATGAAGAATGGAACCCTG GTGGAAGAAATCCACTTTGTTGGGTTCCTAAGCAAGCTTATTGAAACAAAAATAATGCAAGTTCTCCGTTTCAAGCATGGACAG ATATACTCTGTTGGTGTTTCAGTATTCCTTGGTGGTAATAAACCCTCAAGAATAGGTGATGTTCGTGGTGACATTAGCATAAACTTCTCTTGTGATCCAGAGATATCTTCCAAGCTG GTGGATCTTGCTTTAGATGAAATTTTGTGCCTTCAAGAGGAAGGGCCTTCTGATCAAGATGTTGCAACCATCCTTGAAATTGAGCAAAGAGCTCATGAGAATGGATTGCAG GAAAATTATTTCTGGCTGGATAGGATTTTACGCAGTTATCAATCAAGAGTCTATGCTAATGATGTTGGTGCTTCTTTTGAG ATTCAGGATGAAGGTCGAAGAAAAGTTAGATCTTCCTTGACACCAAGAACTGCACAGTTGGCCCTGCAAAGGATGCTGCCATATCCTTGCAAAAAACAGTATACTGTGGTAATCCTAATGCCCAAGTCATCTCCTTTCCAATTACTGAAATCAGCATTCCAATCTACGCTAACAGGACATGCCAGAGAAGCAACG ATTTTAGTAGGAATCGCTGCCATGGTGGTTCTTGGTATTAGTTTGTGGAGACATTCACGGAGTGCCCAAAGTAGCAAGTAG
- the LOC112790689 gene encoding zinc protease PQQL-like isoform X3: protein MMQGSKYAERLPIGLERVIRTVSPDTVKNFYKKWYHLCNMAVIAVGDFSDAETVVELIKTHFGQKVPAPDPPLIPTFQVPSHEEPRFSCFVESEAAGSAVMISYKMPADELKTVKDYRNLLAESMFLYALNQRFFKISRRKDPPYFSCSAAADVLTRPLKANIMTASCKGKGTIDALESMLMEVARVRLHGFSDREIAIVRALLMSEIESAYLERDQIQSTSLRDEYLQHFLHNEPVVGIEYEAQLQKTLLPHITAAELSKCSDKLRTSCSCVIKTIEPQTFSVVDDLKNIVKKVNLLEEEGRIPPWDDEHVPEEIVSTKPNMGHVVADRDYPNIGAAELFLSNGMRICYKCTDFLDDQVIFTGYSYGGLSELPESEYFSCSMGATIAGEIGVFGYRPSILMDMLAGKRAEVGTKIGAYMRTFSGDCSPTDLETALQLVYQLFTTNLTPGEEDVKIVMQMAEEAVYAQDRDPYTAFANRVKELNYGNSYFFRPIRKSDLQKVDPLKACEYFSKCFRDPSTFTVVIVGNIEPTIAMPLILQYLGGIPRPAEPIMHFNRDELKGLPFTFPTTISREVVRSPMVEAQCLVQLCFPVEMKNGTLVEEIHFVGFLSKLIETKIMQVLRFKHGQIYSVGVSVFLGGNKPSRIGDVRGDISINFSCDPEISSKLVDLALDEILCLQEEGPSDQDVATILEIEQRAHENGLQENYFWLDRILRSYQSRVYANDVGASFEIQDEGRRKVRSSLTPRTAQLALQRMLPYPCKKQYTVVILMPKSSPFQLLKSAFQSTLTGHAREATILVGIAAMVVLGISLWRHSRSAQSSK, encoded by the exons ATGATGCAAGGGTCGAAG TATGCCGAAAGGTTACCAATTGGACTAGAGAGAGTGATTCGGACAGTTTCTCCAGATACTGTGAAAAACTTTTACAAGAAGTGGTACCATTTATGCAATATGGCTGTGATAGCAGTGGGAGATTTTTCTGATGCAGAG ACTGTAGTGGAGCTGATAAAGACCCACTTTGGCCAAAAAGTCCCTGCACCTGATCCTCCACTTATACCAACATTCCAGGTTCCATCACATGAAGAGCCACgattttcatgttttgttgaatctgaAGCTGCAGGG TCTGCAGTGATGATTAGCTATAAAATGCCAGCAGACGAGCTTAAAACAGTGAAAGACTACAGAAACCTACTTGCAGAATCCATGTTCCTATATGCCTTGAACCAGAGATTCTTTAAGATATCACGCAGAAAGGATCCACCCTATTTCTCTTGCTCAGCTGCTGCTGATGTTCTAACTCGTCCATTAAAGGCTAATATAATGACTGCATCTTGCAAAGGAAAAGGGACTATTGACGCACTCGAATCAATGTTAATGGAG GTTGCAAGGGTACGGCTTCATGGCTTTTCAGACCGTGAAATAGCTATTGTTCGTGCATTGCTGATGTCAGAAATTGAATCTGCCTATTTGGAGCGGGATCAAATTCAATCTACAAGCCTAAGAGACGAATATTTACAA CATTTTCTCCACAATGAACCTGTTGTTGGGATTGAATATGAGGCTCAGCTCCAAAAAACTCTTCTGCCAC ATATAACGGCAGCAGAGCTCTCTAAATGTTCTGACAAATTAAGGACATCATGCAGCTGTGTCATTAAGACAATTGAGCCCCAGACGTTTTCTGTagttgatgatctaaaaaatattGTAAAGAAAGTCAATCTTCTGGAGGAAGAGGGTAGAATACCTCCTTGGGATGACGAACATGTACCGGAAGAGATTGTCTCTACAAAGCCAAATATGGG GCATGTTGTGGCAGATAGGGACTATCCAAACATTGGAGCTGCTGAACTATTTTTGTCAAATGGCATGCGGATCTGCTATAAGTGTACAGACTTTCTTGATGATCAG GTTATCTTCACAGGATATTCATATGGAGGCTTGTCTGAGCTCCCAGAGAGCGAGTATTTCTCTTGCTCTATGGGAGCAACCATTGCGGGGGAAATTGGCGTCTTTGGTTATAGACCATCTATCCTAATGGATATGCTTGCTGGCAAGAGAGCTGAAGTTGGTACCAAGATTGGTGCATATATGAGAACTTTTTCTGGTGATTGCTCACCTACTGACCTGGAAACTGCTTTGCAG CTTGTCTATCAGTTGTTTACAACCAATTTAACACCCGGCGAAGAAGATGTCAAAATAGTGATGCAAATGGCTGAAGAAGCAGTTTATGCTCAAGACAGGGACCCATATACTGCTTTTGCAAACCGTGTAAAGGAGCTCAACTATGGAAACTCCTATTTCTTCAGG CCTATTAGAAAAAGTGACCTACAAAAAGTTGATCCACTGAAAGCCTGTGAATACTTCAGCAAATGTTTCAGAGATCCATCAACTTTTACTGTTGTGATAGTTGGGAATATTGAACCTACCATTGCAATGCCCTTGATATTGCAGTACCTA GGTGGAATACCAAGGCCAGCTGAACCTATTATGCATTTTAACCGTGATGAACTGAAAGGATTGCCTTTCACTTTTCCAACGACCATTTCTAG AGAAGTGGTTCGGAGTCCTATGGTGGAAGCACAATGTTTAGTGCAGCTATGCTTTCCCGTGGAGATGAAGAATGGAACCCTG GTGGAAGAAATCCACTTTGTTGGGTTCCTAAGCAAGCTTATTGAAACAAAAATAATGCAAGTTCTCCGTTTCAAGCATGGACAG ATATACTCTGTTGGTGTTTCAGTATTCCTTGGTGGTAATAAACCCTCAAGAATAGGTGATGTTCGTGGTGACATTAGCATAAACTTCTCTTGTGATCCAGAGATATCTTCCAAGCTG GTGGATCTTGCTTTAGATGAAATTTTGTGCCTTCAAGAGGAAGGGCCTTCTGATCAAGATGTTGCAACCATCCTTGAAATTGAGCAAAGAGCTCATGAGAATGGATTGCAG GAAAATTATTTCTGGCTGGATAGGATTTTACGCAGTTATCAATCAAGAGTCTATGCTAATGATGTTGGTGCTTCTTTTGAG ATTCAGGATGAAGGTCGAAGAAAAGTTAGATCTTCCTTGACACCAAGAACTGCACAGTTGGCCCTGCAAAGGATGCTGCCATATCCTTGCAAAAAACAGTATACTGTGGTAATCCTAATGCCCAAGTCATCTCCTTTCCAATTACTGAAATCAGCATTCCAATCTACGCTAACAGGACATGCCAGAGAAGCAACG ATTTTAGTAGGAATCGCTGCCATGGTGGTTCTTGGTATTAGTTTGTGGAGACATTCACGGAGTGCCCAAAGTAGCAAGTAG